In the Dioscorea cayenensis subsp. rotundata cultivar TDr96_F1 chromosome 12, TDr96_F1_v2_PseudoChromosome.rev07_lg8_w22 25.fasta, whole genome shotgun sequence genome, one interval contains:
- the LOC120273801 gene encoding uncharacterized protein LOC120273801, translated as MKAQCWFTNKGANVVSEEAKKPEEGSLFMMSARLKGEEQTAATVWLLDNGYSNHMIGDRDLFKQLDDRPKQKVRLGDGKALEVKGIGIVSLRASCGRKNDIKGVQFVPQLAHNLLRVGQLMSCGYSVLFEDEECIIRDKKTTKEIARDIGIAHVTQGVLEKSKHWHNQCWHINPSSLKLMAHQSLIEGLPNITHVDKYEPCALGKHHRLAYPKHEAKRAQAPLELVHGNLAGPMQTPTLGGIERQLTAPYLPQQNGVAERKNYIVTEMAWTMLM; from the exons ATGAAGGCACAATGCTGGTTTACAAACAAGGGGGCGAATGTTGTAagtgaagaagcaaagaaacCAGAAGAGGGCTCACTCTTTATGATGAGTGCCAGGCTTAAAGGTGAAGAACAAACGGCAGCAACTGTCTGGCTTCTTGACAATGGCTATTCCAATCACATGATCGGAGATCGAGACCTCTTCAAACAACTTGATGATAGACCCAAGCAGAAGGTTCGACTTGGAGATGGGAAGGCTCTTGAAGTTAAGGGAATAGGTATTGTTTCTCTTCGTGCAAGCTGTGGGAGAAAGAATGACATTAAAGGAGTGCAATTTGTACCTCAGTTGGCACACAACCTTCTTAGAGTAGGACAACTAATGTCCTGTGGATATTCTGTGTTgtttgaagatgaagaatgcATCATTAGAGACAAGAAGACCACCAAGGAGATTGCAAGG GATATTGGTATAGCTCATGTGACTCAAGGGGTGCTAGAGAAGTCCAAGCACTGGCACAATCAATGCTGGCATATAAATCCATCTAGTCTCAAGTTGATGGCACATCAGTCACTTATAGAAGGACTTCCAAACATCACACATGTTGATAAATATGAACCATGTGCACTAGGGAAACATCACAGGCTTGCATATCCAAAGCATGAAGCAAAACGAGCTCAAGCTCCACTAGAACTGGTGCATGGGAACTTAGCCGGGCCCATGCAGACACCTACACTTGGTG GGATAGAGCGACAGTTGACAGCGCCGTACTTGCCTCAGCAGAATGGCGTCGCTGAGAGGAAAAACTATATAGTGACTGAGATGGCATGGACCATGCTCATGTAG
- the LOC120273799 gene encoding cytosolic sulfotransferase 14-like, producing MVKSSFLHRRPPPLLLSLSDHPLLTKTPHQCVPFLELLFSHGTIPNLNVLPSPTIFSTHLPFSLLPQSALSCRIIYLCRDPKDTFVSLWHFLERWIISSTAHTSTQGLYLSKAFQIFSQGTAHYGLFWDHVLGYWKSSLRRPEKVLFLKYEGIMQDQVSHLRRLVEFMGCPFSREEERDGVVKDIVKLCSFDNLRDLEVNKDPKGSLEGKSMKPPPSYFFQEGKGGDWVNYMSMEMAEKLDAITKEKLHGSGSGLSFESSTVLP from the coding sequence ATGGTAAAAAGCTCTTTCCTACACCGTCGTCCACCGCcactccttctctctctctccgacCATCCTCTTCTCACCAAAACTCCCCATCAATGTGTCCCTTTTCTGGAATTACTCTTCTCTCATGGCACAATCCCTAATCTCAATGTCTTGCCGTCTCCTACCATCTTTTCTACTCATTTGCCTTTCTCTTTGCTACCACAGAGTGCTCTCAGCTGCCGCATTATTTATCTCTGCCGTGATCCCAAGGACACATTTGTATCGTTGTGGCACTTCCTTGAGAGGTGGATTATTAGCTCTACTGCACACACTAGTACTCAAGGCTTGTATCTCAGCAAGGCATTCCAGATATTTTCCCAAGGAACAGCTCATTATGGCCTTTTCTGGGATCACGTGCTGGGATACTGGAAGAGCAGCTTGAGAAGACCTGAGAAGGTGCTCTTCTTGAAGTATGAGGGGATAATGCAGGATCAAGTTAGCCATTTGAGAAGACTGGTTGAGTTCATGGGATGTCCTTTTTCCAGAGAGGAAGAAAGAGATGGAGTAGTTAAGGACATTGTGAAGCTTTGTAGCTTTGACAACTTAAGAGATCTTGAGGTGAACAAGGATCCTAAGGGCAGTTTGGAGGGGAAAAGCATGAAACCACCaccatcttatttttttcaggaAGGGAAAGGTGGGGATTGGGTGAATTATATGAGCATGGAGATGGCTGAGAAGTTGGATGCTATTACTAAGGAGAAGCTGCATGGCTCTGGCTCTGGTCTTAGTTTTGAGTCTAGCACCGTGCTTCCATAA
- the LOC120274020 gene encoding cytosolic sulfotransferase 15-like, translating to MASQPDCAPPFSQCFLSARTQQDIERDEQIYNSYEKLTSQLPIRRDWSPFDLQLFQSFWIPTKFVPPCMAIQAHFNPRPSDILLVTSPKSGTTWLSALSFATLHRHSFSLSLSDNPLLTRTPRQCVPLLENFFFHRTIPNLNVLPSPTIFATHLPFSLLPESALRCRIVYLCRDPKDTFVSLCHFLESWMISSTEHKSTTQGFDLSKAFQMFSQGTSTFGPFWDHVLGYWKESLRSPEMVLFFRYEEMMEDPVNHLRRLGQFMGCPFSMEEERDGVVEDIVKLCSFDNLRELEVNKDNKGSLEEKRPPASSFFRKGKVGDWVNYLSMEMAEKLDAITNEKLHGSGLSFESSSVVP from the coding sequence ATGGCAAGCCAACCAGATTGTGCACCACCTTTCTCGCAGTGCTTCCTTTCAGCAAGGACCCAACAAGACATTGAAAGAGATGAACAAATCTACAACTCCTATGAAAAGCTCACCTCCCAACTCCCCATCCGCCGTGACTGGTCTCCATTTGACCTCCAACTCTTCCAATCCTTTTGGATACCTACCAAGTTTGTTCCTCCATGCATGGCCATCCAAGCCCACTTCAACCCTCGTCCCTCTGACATCCTTCTTGTTACCAGCCCTAAATCAGGCACCACATGGTTAAGCGCTCTCTCCTTCGCCACCTTACACCGTCACTccttctccctctccctctcggACAACCCTCTTCTCACCAGAACTCCTCGTCAATGTGTCCCTTTACTTGAAAATTTCTTCTTTCACCGCACCATACCTAATCTTAACGTCTTACCATCTCCCACTATCTTTGCTACTCATTTACCTTTCTCTTTACTACCTGAAAGTGCTCTCAGATGCCGAATTGTTTATCTCTGCCGTGATCCCAAGGACACATTTGTATCACTGTGCCATTTCCTTGAGAGTTGGATGATTAGTTCTACTGAACACAAGAGTACTACTCAAGGCTTTGATCTCAGCAAGGCATTCCAGATGTTCTCCCAAGGAACATCTACTTTTGGCCCTTTCTGGGACCATGTGCTGGGATACTGGAAGGAAAGCTTGAGATCACCGGAAATGGTGCTCTTCTTTAGGTATGAGGAGATGATGGAGGATCCAGTTAACCATTTGAGAAGACTGGGTCAGTTCATGGGATGTCCTTTTTCCATGGAGGAAGAAAGAGATGGAGTAGTGGAGGACATTGTGAAGCTTTGTAGCTTTGACAACTTAAGAGAGCTCGAGGTAAACAAGGATAATAAGGGCAGTTTGGAGGAGAAGAGACCACCAGCATCTTCTTTTTTCAGGAAGGGAAAAGTGGGTGATTGGGTTAATTATTTGAGCATGGAGATGGCTGAGAAGTTGGATGCTATTACTAATGAGAAGCTGCATGGATCTGGTCTTAGTTTTGAGTCTAGCAGTGTGGTTCCATAA